A DNA window from Providencia huaxiensis contains the following coding sequences:
- the coaA gene encoding type I pantothenate kinase has product MKKKENFITTPYLEFDREHWATLRDSVPLTLTSSELLELKGINEELSMEDVIEIYLPLSRLLNFYISSNLRRQAVLEQFLGTNGAKVPYIIGIAGSVAVGKSTTARLLQALLTRWPEHRKVDLITTDGFLHPNQVLKDRNIMKKKGFPQSYDMRKLVNFVSQIKSGARNVKAPVYSHLTYDIVPDQEQIIDQPDILILEGLNVLQSDMDYPQDPHHVFVSDFVDFSIYVDAAPELLKQWYIGRFLKFRQGAFSDPDSYFHNYSKLREEEAINIAGSIWDEINGLNLEENILPTKERASLIMTKGENHSIQSVRLRK; this is encoded by the coding sequence ATGAAAAAGAAAGAAAATTTTATTACTACGCCATACTTAGAGTTTGATAGAGAACACTGGGCAACTTTACGTGATTCAGTTCCACTTACATTAACATCGAGCGAACTCCTAGAGTTAAAAGGGATTAACGAAGAGCTCTCTATGGAAGATGTTATAGAGATTTATCTACCTTTATCGCGTTTATTGAATTTTTATATCAGTTCAAACTTACGTCGTCAGGCTGTCTTAGAGCAGTTTCTTGGAACTAATGGCGCAAAAGTGCCTTATATTATTGGTATAGCGGGTAGCGTAGCTGTTGGTAAAAGTACAACGGCACGTTTGCTACAAGCACTACTCACTCGTTGGCCAGAACACCGTAAAGTTGACTTAATTACGACTGATGGTTTTTTACATCCTAATCAAGTATTGAAAGATAGGAATATCATGAAGAAAAAAGGGTTTCCGCAGTCTTATGATATGCGAAAACTTGTCAACTTCGTGTCCCAAATAAAATCAGGTGCACGTAACGTTAAAGCACCAGTTTATTCACATTTAACGTATGATATCGTTCCTGACCAGGAACAAATCATTGATCAACCTGATATTTTAATACTTGAAGGGCTGAATGTCTTACAAAGTGATATGGATTACCCACAAGATCCTCATCATGTCTTTGTATCTGACTTTGTTGATTTTTCTATTTATGTTGATGCTGCACCTGAATTATTAAAACAGTGGTATATCGGCCGGTTTCTTAAATTTAGGCAAGGTGCATTCTCAGATCCTGATTCTTATTTCCATAATTATTCTAAACTAAGGGAAGAAGAAGCAATTAATATTGCAGGCTCTATCTGGGATGAAATTAACGGATTAAATCTTGAAGAAAATATATTACCAACAAAGGAAAGAGCAAGTTTAATTATGACTAAAGGTGAAAACCATTCTATTCAGAGTGTTAGACTAAGAAAGTAA
- the murI gene encoding glutamate racemase: MVIAPLEENISLQEATTSDNTLSVRPTILVFDSGVGGLSVYREVKKMIPNAHYIYAFDNEAFPYGEKSEEFIIDRVYQIVNAIAAKHPLTIVIIACNTASTVSLPNLRAHFTFSVVGVVPAIKPATKLTRNGVVGLLATKGTVNREYTKELIERFATDCKVISLGSAELVQLAERKLHGETIPLDEVAQTVRPWIRMPEPPDTVILGCTHFPLLIEELEKVLPNGIRFIDSGSAIARRTVWLINNQEEIANSEEENFAYCLLMDDNAKGLQPVLEAEGFKTLEKLAI; encoded by the coding sequence ATGGTTATCGCACCGCTGGAAGAGAATATTTCCTTACAGGAAGCTACAACTTCTGATAACACCCTATCTGTTCGCCCGACCATTCTAGTGTTCGACTCTGGAGTGGGCGGGTTATCTGTCTATCGTGAAGTCAAAAAAATGATCCCGAATGCTCACTATATCTATGCATTCGACAATGAAGCCTTCCCTTATGGTGAAAAAAGTGAAGAGTTTATTATTGATAGGGTCTATCAAATCGTAAATGCAATTGCTGCAAAGCATCCTTTAACTATTGTGATTATTGCGTGTAATACCGCAAGTACGGTCAGCCTTCCTAATTTGAGAGCACATTTTACGTTCTCAGTTGTTGGGGTTGTTCCAGCCATTAAACCCGCAACCAAGTTAACGCGTAATGGCGTAGTTGGTTTATTGGCGACGAAAGGCACTGTAAACCGCGAATACACCAAAGAGCTGATCGAACGGTTTGCAACAGACTGCAAAGTGATTTCTCTCGGTTCTGCGGAATTAGTTCAACTTGCAGAAAGAAAGTTACATGGGGAAACTATACCACTAGATGAAGTTGCTCAAACTGTCAGGCCATGGATTAGAATGCCAGAGCCGCCTGATACCGTTATTTTGGGTTGCACGCATTTTCCTCTATTAATAGAAGAACTCGAAAAAGTGCTACCAAATGGAATTCGATTTATTGATTCAGGTTCTGCAATCGCCAGAAGAACCGTCTGGCTCATTAATAATCAAGAAGAAATCGCCAATTCAGAGGAAGAAAACTTCGCATATTGCTTATTAATGGATGACAACGCAAAAGGATTACAGCCTGTTCTCGAAGCAGAAGGGTTCAAAACGCTGGAAAAACTAGCTATCTAA
- the sthA gene encoding Si-specific NAD(P)(+) transhydrogenase, translated as MQLTHFDAIVIGSGPGGEGAAMGLVKQGKNVAVIERYNNVGGGCTHWGTIPSKALRHAVSRIIEFNQNPLYSDNSRSLSSSFSEILRHAETVISQQTRMRQGFYERNGCQMFSGEATFIDEQHISVRYADGSCDVLSADKIVIATGSRPYCPSDVDFNHSRIYNSDTILNLTHEPRHVIIYGAGVIGCEYASIFRGLGVKVDLINTRDHLLAFLDQEMSDALSYHFWNSGVVIRHNEEYEKIEGVEDGVIVHLKSGKKVKADCLLYANGRTGNTDSLGLANVGIESDSRGLVKVNKAYRTTNEHIYAVGDVIGYPSLASAAYDQGRIAARAIGGSLGNAHLVEDIPTGIYTIPEISSVGKTEQELTAMKVPYEVGRAQFKHLARAQIAGMNVGSLKILFHRETLQILGIHCFGERAAEIIHIGQAIMEQKGEGNTIEYFVNTTFNYPTMAEAFRVAALNGLNRLF; from the coding sequence ATGCAACTTACCCATTTTGATGCAATAGTCATTGGTTCCGGTCCTGGTGGTGAAGGCGCCGCCATGGGGCTGGTGAAACAAGGAAAAAACGTTGCTGTTATAGAACGTTATAATAATGTCGGCGGAGGCTGTACCCACTGGGGGACGATCCCCTCAAAAGCCCTCCGCCATGCAGTTAGCCGTATTATCGAATTCAACCAAAACCCTCTTTATAGTGATAACTCCCGTAGCTTAAGCTCCTCTTTTTCTGAAATTCTTCGTCATGCTGAAACAGTAATTAGCCAACAAACACGCATGCGCCAAGGGTTTTACGAACGTAATGGTTGCCAAATGTTCTCGGGGGAAGCCACCTTTATCGATGAGCAACATATCAGTGTTCGCTACGCGGATGGAAGTTGTGACGTTTTAAGTGCAGATAAAATCGTGATTGCCACAGGTTCTCGCCCTTACTGCCCTTCCGACGTTGATTTCAACCATTCTCGAATCTACAACAGTGACACTATCCTCAACCTGACTCACGAACCTCGCCATGTGATTATTTATGGTGCCGGTGTCATCGGTTGTGAATACGCATCTATTTTCCGTGGATTAGGGGTTAAAGTTGATTTAATCAATACCCGTGATCATCTCTTGGCCTTTCTTGACCAAGAAATGTCAGATGCCTTATCGTATCATTTTTGGAATAGTGGCGTTGTTATTCGTCATAATGAAGAATATGAAAAAATCGAAGGGGTCGAAGACGGTGTTATCGTTCACCTGAAGTCGGGTAAAAAAGTCAAAGCTGACTGTTTACTGTATGCGAACGGAAGAACCGGTAACACAGATAGCTTAGGTCTCGCTAATGTAGGAATAGAGTCTGATAGCCGCGGTTTAGTTAAAGTCAATAAAGCATATCGTACCACTAATGAACATATTTATGCTGTTGGTGATGTTATCGGCTATCCAAGTTTGGCCTCTGCGGCCTACGACCAAGGCCGAATTGCAGCCCGAGCCATTGGTGGTAGTTTAGGTAATGCACATTTAGTGGAAGATATACCAACAGGGATTTACACCATTCCTGAAATTAGTTCAGTTGGCAAAACCGAACAAGAATTGACGGCAATGAAAGTACCTTATGAAGTCGGCCGGGCACAGTTTAAACATTTAGCACGTGCACAAATCGCAGGTATGAATGTCGGTAGTTTGAAAATATTATTCCACAGAGAAACATTACAGATATTAGGCATTCACTGTTTCGGTGAGAGAGCGGCTGAAATTATCCATATCGGCCAAGCTATCATGGAACAAAAAGGTGAAGGTAATACCATTGAATATTTCGTGAATACGACGTTCAATTACCCGACGATGGCGGAAGCTTTCCGTGTTGCAGCTTTAAATGGTTTGAATCGACTATTTTAA
- the birA gene encoding bifunctional biotin--[acetyl-CoA-carboxylase] ligase/biotin operon repressor BirA — protein sequence MKETNIPLQLIDILADAQVHSGEQLGEQLGMTRSAINKHIKTLRSWGLNIETIAGKGYKLPYQINLLSKEAIKKQVDGVNIIVEPVIDSTNQYMLERINSLKSGDTCLAEYQSAGRGRRGRQWISPFGCNLYLSMYWKLDQGPAAAVGLSLVVGIVIAEALNKISQDKVKVKWPNDLYMNDKKLAGILVELTGKTGDAAHIIIGIGINIGMNKNNIENANTITQEWSSLRDEVENIERNELSANIIKSLRKSLVIFEREGLKPFLERWFKLDNFLNRPVKLLIGNDIITGVERGINDQGALLLQKDNDEIIPYIGGEISLRPN from the coding sequence ATGAAAGAAACTAATATTCCTTTACAGCTAATTGATATCTTAGCTGATGCTCAGGTCCATTCGGGGGAGCAACTCGGTGAACAATTAGGAATGACAAGATCTGCAATTAATAAACATATCAAAACATTGCGCTCTTGGGGACTAAACATAGAAACAATAGCTGGCAAAGGCTATAAGCTACCATATCAAATCAATTTATTAAGCAAAGAAGCTATTAAAAAACAAGTTGATGGCGTGAATATTATTGTTGAGCCAGTTATTGATTCAACGAATCAATACATGTTAGAGCGTATTAATAGCCTGAAGTCAGGGGATACTTGCTTAGCCGAATATCAAAGTGCTGGGCGTGGTAGAAGAGGGCGCCAGTGGATTTCACCATTTGGCTGTAATCTCTACCTTTCTATGTATTGGAAATTAGATCAAGGCCCTGCCGCTGCAGTAGGACTAAGCCTTGTTGTCGGTATCGTCATTGCGGAAGCATTGAACAAAATAAGCCAAGATAAAGTAAAAGTAAAATGGCCTAATGATTTATATATGAATGATAAAAAACTTGCCGGAATTCTAGTTGAATTAACAGGTAAAACAGGAGATGCCGCTCACATTATTATTGGGATTGGAATTAATATTGGTATGAATAAAAACAATATTGAAAACGCTAATACAATAACACAAGAATGGTCATCACTAAGAGATGAAGTTGAGAATATAGAGCGTAATGAATTATCTGCAAATATTATTAAGTCATTAAGAAAATCCTTGGTTATATTTGAGCGAGAAGGGCTGAAACCATTTTTAGAACGGTGGTTTAAATTAGACAACTTTCTTAATAGACCTGTTAAGCTATTGATAGGTAATGATATAATAACGGGTGTTGAACGTGGTATTAATGATCAAGGTGCTTTGTTATTACAAAAAGATAATGATGAAATAATACCGTATATAGGTGGTGAAATATCATTGCGGCCTAATTGA
- a CDS encoding YijD family membrane protein translates to MTDQKSYERSTLLLAFVIGLATHGTFSTLFNSLVDFSFFPILTLILAVYCLHQRYLHQAMPMGLPKFVAGSFFIGLFGYAAILRVQNPEIGSNFIPATFIVIIALWMYSSWKARKREKAELALEQEVEN, encoded by the coding sequence ATGACGGATCAAAAAAGTTATGAAAGAAGCACTCTATTGCTAGCCTTTGTGATTGGCCTTGCAACCCATGGGACCTTTTCAACGCTGTTTAACTCGTTGGTCGACTTTTCATTTTTCCCAATTTTAACCCTGATATTGGCGGTGTATTGCTTACACCAGCGCTATTTACATCAAGCGATGCCGATGGGGCTGCCAAAATTTGTTGCAGGTAGTTTTTTTATTGGGTTATTTGGCTATGCCGCGATTTTACGTGTTCAAAACCCTGAAATAGGCTCTAACTTTATCCCTGCAACCTTTATTGTCATCATTGCATTGTGGATGTACTCAAGCTGGAAAGCACGTAAGAGAGAAAAAGCGGAACTCGCACTTGAGCAAGAAGTTGAAAATTAA
- the trmA gene encoding tRNA (uridine(54)-C5)-methyltransferase TrmA gives MPNTLHTEDYGQQLVEKTDRLKAMMAPFNAPEPEIFSSPTSHYRMRAEFRIWHEGDDLFHIMFNKETKERIRIDQFPVASQLINDMMAALLPLIKQNELLRHKLFQIDYLSTLSNKLIVSLLYHKKLGEEWETEAKALKAVLVEQGFDVQLIGRASKTKIMLDNDYVDEVLPVMGKKMVYRQVENSFTQPNAQVNIKMLEWAIEATQNSTGDLLELYCGNGNFSLALAQNFERVLATEIAKPSVAAAQYNIEANNIENVQIIRMSAEDFTQAMQGAREFRRLEGISLADYQCNTIFVDPPRSGLDTETVKLVQGYDHILYISCNPETLCDNLVELTKTHKIEKLALFDQFPYTHHMESGVLLSRY, from the coding sequence ATGCCAAACACCTTGCACACTGAAGACTACGGACAACAGCTCGTAGAAAAAACGGATCGTTTAAAGGCGATGATGGCTCCTTTTAACGCCCCAGAACCTGAAATATTTTCATCTCCAACATCCCATTATCGGATGCGTGCTGAATTTCGCATTTGGCATGAAGGTGATGACCTGTTTCATATTATGTTCAATAAAGAAACAAAAGAGCGTATTCGTATTGATCAGTTCCCTGTCGCAAGTCAGCTTATTAATGACATGATGGCAGCATTATTGCCTCTCATTAAGCAAAATGAATTACTGCGCCATAAATTATTTCAAATTGACTATTTATCAACACTAAGTAATAAGCTAATTGTTTCGCTGCTTTACCATAAAAAACTGGGTGAAGAGTGGGAGACAGAAGCAAAAGCGTTAAAAGCTGTTTTAGTTGAGCAAGGCTTTGATGTGCAGTTGATTGGCCGTGCCTCAAAAACCAAAATCATGTTAGATAATGATTATGTTGATGAAGTCTTACCTGTGATGGGTAAAAAAATGGTTTATCGCCAAGTCGAAAATAGCTTCACGCAACCTAATGCGCAGGTCAATATCAAAATGTTGGAGTGGGCAATTGAGGCAACGCAGAATTCGACGGGTGATTTATTGGAACTGTACTGCGGAAATGGAAATTTCTCTTTAGCATTAGCGCAAAACTTCGAACGCGTATTAGCGACTGAAATTGCAAAACCTTCTGTAGCAGCAGCTCAATATAATATCGAAGCCAATAATATTGAAAATGTACAAATTATTCGTATGTCCGCAGAGGATTTTACCCAAGCTATGCAAGGTGCTCGTGAATTTAGGCGTCTGGAAGGTATTTCTTTAGCTGATTACCAATGCAATACCATTTTTGTTGACCCGCCTCGCAGTGGTTTAGATACAGAAACAGTGAAGCTAGTTCAGGGTTATGACCATATCCTATATATTTCATGTAACCCAGAAACCCTATGCGACAACTTAGTTGAGCTGACTAAAACCCATAAAATAGAGAAATTAGCCTTATTCGACCAATTCCCGTATACCCATCATATGGAAAGTGGGGTACTTCTAAGCCGCTATTAA
- the fabR gene encoding HTH-type transcriptional repressor FabR, with translation MSNTIGVRAKQKEKTRRSLVEAAFSQLSAERSFTSLSLREVAREAGIAPTSFYRHFKDVDELGLTMVDESGLMLRQLMRQARQRIAKGGSVIRTSVSTFMEFIGNNPNAFRLLLRERSGTSAEFRAAVAREIQHFIAELADYLELESRMPRHFTEMQAEAMVTIVFSAGAEALDIDEEKRRNLEERLVLQLRMIAKGAYYWYRREQEKQNQTDPDLTK, from the coding sequence GTGAGCAACACAATTGGCGTTAGAGCAAAACAAAAAGAAAAAACTCGGCGTTCACTCGTCGAAGCCGCATTTAGCCAATTAAGCGCTGAACGGAGCTTTACTAGCCTCAGTTTGCGGGAAGTTGCACGTGAAGCTGGGATTGCACCGACTTCATTTTACCGTCATTTCAAGGACGTTGATGAACTCGGGCTGACGATGGTCGACGAAAGTGGCTTGATGTTACGCCAGCTAATGCGCCAAGCAAGGCAGCGCATTGCAAAAGGTGGGAGTGTGATCCGTACATCAGTCTCAACTTTTATGGAGTTTATTGGTAATAACCCTAATGCCTTTAGGTTATTATTGCGGGAGCGTTCGGGTACATCTGCTGAGTTTCGTGCAGCAGTTGCTCGGGAGATTCAACATTTTATTGCGGAATTGGCCGATTACCTTGAACTTGAAAGCCGTATGCCTCGTCATTTTACTGAAATGCAAGCCGAGGCTATGGTCACGATTGTCTTTAGCGCAGGCGCGGAAGCGCTCGATATCGATGAAGAAAAACGCAGAAATCTCGAAGAACGGCTGGTATTACAGTTAAGAATGATAGCGAAAGGTGCCTACTACTGGTACCGCCGGGAACAGGAAAAACAAAATCAAACTGACCCAGACCTCACTAAATAA
- the oxyR gene encoding DNA-binding transcriptional regulator OxyR, with protein MNIRDLEYLVALAEHKHFRRAADSCHVSQPTLSGQIRKLEEELGVMLLERTSRKVLFTQQGLLLVEQARTILREIKVLQEMAALQGESMSGPLHIGLIPTVAPYLLPHIIPQLHQAHPKLEIYLHEAQTQQLLAQLDSGKLDCAILAEVKETEPFIVVPLFEEPMKLAIYESHPWRDRDTIEMSELSGEKLLMLEDGHCLRDQAMGFCFQAGAKEDTHFRATSLETLRNMVAAGSGITLLPDLSVPNEVCRDGVCYLNCIEPEPKRTIVLVYRPGSPLRGRYEQLAETIYNSMDNYYKNRV; from the coding sequence ATGAATATTCGAGATTTAGAGTACCTCGTCGCGCTCGCCGAACATAAACACTTTAGACGTGCCGCGGATTCCTGTCATGTCAGTCAACCTACGCTTAGTGGCCAAATTCGTAAATTAGAAGAAGAACTTGGTGTCATGCTATTAGAAAGAACTAGCCGAAAAGTTCTTTTTACTCAACAAGGTTTATTATTAGTTGAGCAAGCCCGTACTATTTTGCGTGAAATTAAAGTATTACAAGAAATGGCTGCCCTCCAAGGGGAAAGTATGTCGGGCCCATTACACATTGGTTTAATTCCAACGGTTGCGCCATACTTATTACCTCATATTATTCCGCAATTGCACCAAGCTCACCCTAAATTAGAAATCTATTTGCATGAAGCACAAACCCAACAATTATTAGCTCAGTTAGATAGCGGTAAATTAGATTGCGCTATTTTGGCGGAAGTTAAAGAAACGGAACCTTTTATTGTTGTACCGTTATTTGAAGAGCCCATGAAATTGGCTATTTATGAAAGTCATCCATGGCGTGATCGCGATACAATTGAAATGAGCGAACTTTCAGGTGAAAAGCTATTAATGTTAGAAGATGGCCACTGTTTACGTGACCAAGCCATGGGTTTTTGTTTCCAAGCCGGTGCTAAAGAAGATACACATTTCAGAGCAACGAGCTTAGAAACGTTAAGAAATATGGTGGCAGCAGGGAGTGGAATTACACTTTTACCAGATTTATCGGTACCTAATGAAGTTTGTCGTGATGGGGTATGCTATTTAAATTGTATTGAACCTGAGCCGAAACGAACAATTGTATTAGTTTATCGCCCGGGTTCACCGCTACGTGGTCGCTATGAACAATTAGCTGAGACCATCTATAACTCAATGGATAACTATTATAAAAATAGAGTTTAG
- the btuB gene encoding TonB-dependent vitamin B12 receptor BtuB, protein MNNKKSLPLSAAALAVLCATSSLASANNQADQVVVSANRFEQPISSILAPVTVVTREDIDHWQSNTIIDVLRRLPGVDISQSGGMGQQSSLFIRGTESRHVLVLIDGIRLNQAGISGSSDMSQIPISLVQRIEYIRGARSAVYGSDAVGGVVNIITRRDNDGTTLNAGIGSHSYQNYNGSTQQKIGENTTVTAAGAYTHTKGFDVEARGNTGGGPQPDKDGFLNKTLWLGVEHQFSSALSAYARAYGYDNRTSYDGTPADTRKLYSRTYESGLKYANGKYSTSLLGSYSHMKDYNYNYYNGRYGSGSVIDESDQYNFQWGNSYRLEKGNISAGVDYQRQSIEPGGYTMTSKKETVNNTGIYLTGQYALIDSVNAEGAVRSDHHSEFNWHTTWQSGLSWEFYDGYKLIGSYATAYKAPNLGQLYTDNVAWNIKGNPNLKPEESKQWEIGLEGETGLLFWQLTGYENEITNLIDFTSDPVTHTSSYNNIGKAKIKGVEWNGELQTGLFSHQLTLQYLDPRNEKTNKVLNRRAKQQVKYQLDWNIAAVDMGLTYQYIGSRYDTNETYQRTKVGGVSIWDLTAAYPITSHLTIRGKIANMFDKDYETAYGYRTAGREYFLTGSYNF, encoded by the coding sequence ATGAATAATAAAAAGTCGCTGCCGTTATCGGCCGCTGCGCTGGCAGTACTGTGCGCTACTTCTTCTTTGGCAAGTGCAAATAACCAAGCTGACCAAGTCGTTGTGTCCGCTAACCGCTTTGAACAACCGATTTCTTCTATATTAGCGCCAGTGACGGTGGTGACTCGTGAAGATATTGACCATTGGCAGTCAAATACCATTATTGATGTATTAAGGCGCTTACCGGGAGTGGATATTTCTCAAAGTGGCGGAATGGGGCAACAAAGCTCCTTATTTATACGTGGCACAGAGTCACGTCACGTTTTAGTGTTAATTGATGGTATCCGTTTGAATCAAGCAGGTATTTCCGGTTCTTCCGATATGAGCCAAATCCCAATTTCTCTGGTACAGCGCATTGAGTATATTCGCGGCGCACGCTCTGCGGTTTATGGATCTGATGCTGTTGGTGGTGTGGTGAATATTATCACTCGTCGTGATAACGATGGCACAACATTAAATGCAGGTATTGGCTCACACAGCTACCAAAACTATAACGGTTCCACTCAGCAAAAAATTGGTGAGAATACAACGGTAACAGCTGCCGGAGCTTATACTCATACAAAAGGGTTTGATGTTGAAGCCAGAGGAAATACAGGCGGGGGCCCTCAACCCGATAAAGATGGTTTTTTGAATAAAACATTATGGTTAGGTGTTGAGCATCAATTCTCTTCCGCTCTTTCTGCTTATGCACGCGCTTATGGTTATGACAATCGTACGAGTTATGACGGTACACCAGCAGACACTCGTAAGCTATACAGCAGAACATATGAGTCTGGGTTGAAATATGCGAATGGTAAGTACTCTACAAGCTTGCTTGGGAGCTATAGCCATATGAAAGATTACAACTACAACTATTACAATGGGCGGTATGGTAGCGGTTCTGTAATTGATGAATCAGACCAATACAACTTTCAATGGGGTAATAGCTATAGATTAGAAAAAGGAAATATCAGTGCTGGGGTTGATTATCAACGTCAAAGTATTGAGCCCGGTGGTTATACGATGACAAGTAAAAAAGAAACCGTCAATAACACAGGTATTTATCTTACAGGACAATATGCACTCATCGACTCTGTCAATGCGGAAGGGGCAGTACGTTCAGATCACCATTCTGAATTTAACTGGCACACGACATGGCAATCAGGTTTAAGCTGGGAATTTTATGATGGATATAAGTTAATCGGCTCTTATGCTACAGCGTATAAAGCCCCTAACTTAGGTCAGCTTTATACGGATAATGTTGCTTGGAACATCAAAGGAAATCCAAATTTAAAACCAGAAGAAAGTAAGCAGTGGGAAATTGGTTTAGAAGGCGAAACAGGGTTATTGTTTTGGCAATTAACTGGGTATGAAAACGAGATAACTAATCTGATTGATTTCACTTCGGATCCAGTGACGCATACTAGTTCTTATAACAATATTGGCAAGGCAAAGATTAAAGGAGTCGAGTGGAATGGTGAATTACAAACAGGCCTATTTAGCCATCAACTCACGTTACAGTATCTAGACCCAAGAAATGAAAAAACAAATAAAGTGCTTAATCGTAGAGCAAAACAACAAGTCAAATACCAGCTAGATTGGAACATTGCTGCTGTAGATATGGGGTTGACTTACCAATACATAGGCAGTCGTTATGATACCAATGAAACTTATCAACGCACTAAAGTCGGCGGCGTTAGCATCTGGGATCTCACCGCTGCATATCCAATCACTTCACATCTCACAATTCGTGGTAAAATAGCTAATATGTTCGATAAAGACTATGAGACCGCGTATGGTTATCGCACCGCTGGAAGAGAATATTTCCTTACAGGAAGCTACAACTTCTGA
- the murB gene encoding UDP-N-acetylmuramate dehydrogenase, which yields MNLMSELKSFNSFGIQAKALSIVFVDNQESLLQQWAEAKNQQLPVLLLGGGSNVLFVADFEGVVIINQLKGIKITEDNSYWYIHAQAGENWHQLLETLLSKGVFGAENLALIPGCVGSAPIQNIGAYGIELKDICEYVDVLSLETGKVARLTAAECQFGYRDSIFKHEYQYGHVIISVGLKLAKEWAPKLMYGDLAQLDPNTVTPEQVFNSVCQTRRSKLPDPTVTGNAGSFFKNPVISAEKAQAIKIAYPNCPQYEQADGSIKLAAGWLIDQCGLKGHQIGGAAVHTQQALVLINKHHATGQDIANLAKYVSQTVAKRFDIILEPEVRFIGRRGEVNAMDYIR from the coding sequence ATGAACCTAATGTCTGAACTTAAATCATTTAATAGCTTTGGCATTCAAGCAAAAGCATTATCAATTGTTTTTGTGGATAATCAAGAATCTTTACTCCAACAATGGGCCGAGGCTAAAAATCAGCAACTTCCCGTATTATTATTAGGGGGAGGAAGCAATGTTCTATTTGTTGCAGACTTTGAAGGTGTGGTAATTATCAATCAGCTGAAGGGTATAAAAATAACAGAAGATAACAGCTATTGGTATATTCATGCCCAAGCAGGTGAAAATTGGCATCAATTACTTGAAACATTATTGAGTAAAGGTGTTTTTGGTGCAGAAAATTTAGCGTTGATCCCGGGTTGTGTTGGCTCTGCTCCTATTCAAAATATTGGAGCTTATGGTATAGAGCTGAAAGATATATGTGAGTATGTTGATGTACTTTCTCTAGAAACAGGTAAAGTAGCTCGGCTAACCGCTGCTGAGTGCCAGTTTGGCTATCGTGATAGTATTTTTAAGCATGAATATCAATATGGCCATGTCATTATCAGTGTTGGGTTAAAACTTGCTAAAGAATGGGCACCTAAGCTTATGTATGGTGACCTTGCTCAACTTGACCCCAATACAGTAACGCCAGAACAAGTATTCAACTCTGTATGCCAAACACGTAGAAGTAAATTACCTGACCCAACAGTAACAGGCAATGCGGGGAGTTTCTTTAAGAATCCCGTTATTTCGGCAGAAAAGGCACAGGCCATAAAAATAGCTTATCCTAATTGTCCCCAATATGAACAAGCTGATGGCAGTATTAAATTAGCCGCAGGCTGGCTAATTGACCAGTGTGGTTTAAAAGGTCATCAAATCGGTGGTGCTGCCGTTCACACCCAACAGGCGTTGGTGCTAATTAATAAGCACCACGCAACAGGGCAAGATATTGCTAACTTGGCGAAATATGTGAGTCAAACGGTAGCAAAGCGTTTTGATATTATCTTAGAGCCAGAAGTCAGGTTTATAGGCAGAAGGGGTGAAGTTAATGCAATGGATTATATTCGATGA